The genomic window CCGTGAGGCCGCAGGAAAGGAGACACCCCGTGGGGGAGATCGACGAGGGACTGGAGCGCGCCGAGCGCACCCGCCCCATCCCGCAGTCCACCACCGCCCGGATGCGCTTCCTGCTCAAGGGAGCCAAGGGCTCCACCAAGCAGCTCGCCCAGGAGCTCGGCGTCTCCCAGCGCACCGTGCAGCGCTGGCTCAAAGGCCAGGGCACCCCGAGGCCCGCCGCCGCGAAGACGATCGAGAAGCAGGTCCGCTCGAAGTGGCAGCCCCGGGTGAAGGCCCGCACCCGCAAGGCCGCCGAGCAGTACGGCTTCCTGCTCCACCTGCAGGCCAAGTTCGGCTTCAGCTCCGCGGCCGGCTCCACCGACGACCCACGCGAGCGCCTGATCACCCAGAAGATGCCCGGCGAGGTGGCCCGCCGCCTCTACGCCGCCCGCGACGCCGGCGCCAGCCAAGCCCAGCAGGAAGCGCTGCTCGCCCAGGCCCTTCAGGAGCACTACTTCAAGGACAACGGCCGCCGCGCCGCCGGCCTCACCACCGAACTCAACGACATCGGATGGCTCGACATCGAGCTTTGACCCCCACCCGACGCCCTCATGCCGCCGAAACCTGTGACTGAGCGCTTCAGTGGGCGAGTGAGCAGGACACTTGGCGGGCTGAGCGTTCGGTGTCGATGGCGGCGGCGAGTTGGTCGGCCTGGGCGTCGAGTAGTGCCTTCAGCTCGCGATAGCGGGGGTGCTCGTGTCTTCCTCTGTTCTGCCCGACTCCGTCGGCTTATGGCACCAGCACTTCGGAGAGCATAAAGAGCCGGATGATCGGAGAGGTGTCAGGGCCGGGCGCTCGGTGCTGCGGCGGGCAGGGGCGGTTCAGAGCCAGCCGTGTTGGCAGGCTTTGAAGCCGGCTTCGAAGCGGGAGCCTGCTTCCAGGCGGCGCATCAGCTCCTCCATCCGGCGCTTCACGGTGCGTACGGAGACACCCAGGCGCTTGGCAGCGACTTCGTCGGTCAGGCCGGTGGAGAGGATCCTCAGGAGTTCTCGTTCGGCTGCGGTGATGCCGGTGGCACAGTCGGGGGCTGGGGTCTGGTCCAGCGGGGCGGCGTCCGCCCAGATCCGGTCGAACAACTCGGCCAGCGCGGCCACGATCCCGGGGGAGGTGACCAGCACGGCGCTGGGGGCCGTCGAGGCGGGGTCGAGCGGGACGAGGGCGATGGCCCGGTCGACCATCAGCAGGCGGTGCGGCAGCGCCGGCGCGGTGCGCAGCTGCGCGCCGACGGCGGCCATCGAGCGCCCGTAAGCGAGGGCACGGGGGTTGGTGCGCACGCCCTCGTGACAGAGCGTCCGCTGGGTGACGCCGCGCCCGAGCAGGTCCTCGTCCAGTGGGCGCGCGGCCTCCAGGGCTTCGGGGGGCATCAGGGTGGGGACGATCGAGCAGATCTCGGTGGTGGCGCTCTGGAGCAGGGACTCCAGGCGGGACTGGATCTCGTCCAGGCCGTCGAGCTGCTCGGTGCCGCTAGGGATCCGCTGCCGCTCGCGGGTCGCCCGCTCGGCCGCGGTGGCAACCGCGGTGCGGTTGGCCTCCAGGGCGGTGTGGCGGGCTCGGAGTTCCTCCTCCTCGTGGCGCAGCAGCAGCGCGCGGGCGCGCTCCGGGCTGACCGGGCGCCGCTGCTGCGGCGCCTCGCGCGACATCCGCAGCAGCGCGAGGTCGGCCAGCGTATCCAGACTCGCACCGACCTGGTCCTGGCTCAGACCGAGGCGCTCGGCCAGCAGCGTTGCGTCCAACGTCGGTTCAGCCAGCAGTTCTTGGTACACCTGCTCGCTGACCGCATCCAGTCCCAGAGCGCGCAGCACCGCTCCAGCCCCCGTCCCCCGTGTGATGCCGTTGTGATGCCCGTGTGCCGTCCGAGCGTGACATGACCAGTGCGACCGGAGCAAGGTCCCGCACCCGGATGCGACGGGTCTGGCCCGATCGTGCCATGGAACGTTCGGGCCAGCGGCAGCCGCTTCCGCCGGCCCGAGCTGCGCGGAAGACTTCTGTCCACCGGAGGGCGCCGACAGCCCGACGGACCCGGCACCAGAGCGACCCGCGTGCCGACACCCCACAGACACCCAAACGGAGGTCCCGCCATGCCCGGAACGCTGCGATTCGTCCTGTTCGGTCTGATCGCCCTGTTCGGCATCGGGCTCTCCGCCGCACCCGCCGACGCTGCGACCGCGCCCGCCGCGCCGGTGACCACCGTGGCCACCGCTGCGGACGAGGCCCCCGGCCTGGTCTGCGGCGGCTGCTGGAGCTAGGCGTTGAACGCGCGCTACGTGGTGGCCACTCACCTGACCGGACCACCGGCCCGCGACCGGAACCCGCACCCCGCCACCGTGGTCGACCTGGTCTGGGCCCACGCAACCACGGCCGACGGACTCGACCACGTCCGCGTCCAGGCTCACGCAACCGCCGGCGAGCTTGAGCTGGTAGTGCTCCTGCGGGCCGAGACCGCCTCCGACGCCATCCGAGCCGCCGAGGGCCTGTGCACCCGGGCCACCCGAAGCCCCGCCCTGTCCGGCTGGAACGCCCTGAGCCCCAGGGTGCTTCCCATGGCCGCACTGGACAGCTGAAACACCCTCATCACGACAGTCCCGACCCACCGGCCCGGCCGACTCGCGGATCGGGCACCACCATTCCTCTGCTCACCACGAACGGGGTACACCCATGCCTTCCGCGCGCGCTCGCCGCATCCTCGCCACCCTCACCGCGTCGGCTCTCACCTTGCCGCTGACCGCCCTCATCACCGCTGGTCCCGCCGCGGCCAACACCGCCGGCAGCATCGCCTCCATCGCCAACGGCCAGACCGGCAGCGGTCCGTGCGCGCTCGGCGGCAAGGGCTACGTCAATCCCGGCAATAGCGGCAACTACAGCTGCAACGGTTCGGGTGGCAAGCAGGAGAACTGGTGTGCCGACTTCGCCGCCTGGGCATGGGCACAGGCAGGGGTCACGACCGGGATCAGCAACCTCAACGGCTATGCCGCGAGCTTCGACACCTACGGCAGCAACGAGCACACCATCAGCTCGACGCCCCATCTGGGCGATGCGGTGGTATTCAAGGACAGTAGCGGCACGATCCAGCATGTCGGGCTGGTGACCGGGCTGCCCGGCGGCTCGCAGGTCACCATCACCTCCGGCAACGACTACTACGTCCCGCCGGGCACCTCCTCGTCCGCCGCGGCCGACATCTCCGCCAACGGCCAGGTCCAGACGACCACCTACCCCGCCTCCGCGACTGGCTCCAGTGCCGAGGGCTGGCTCATCAAGGAGTACGTCTCACCCGTCACCCCGCCCGCCATCCCGGCCGGCTTCAGCGTCACGCTCAACGGCATCGCACCGGGGCAGACGGTCTCCGGCAACGTCAACCTCACGGCGATGGCGAGCTCCCAGGAAGTCATCAACTGGCTCAACTACAACATCAGCGGCCCCAACGGCTACAGCCTCACCATCCCCGGCGGCGGTGGCGCGACCAACTACGCCCAGACGTGGAACACCGCCGGGCTGGCTGCCGGCAGCTACACCGTCTCGGTGAGCGCCAACGAGATCGACGGACAGAACCACACCTACCCGGCCGCCCCCGTCAGCGTCAACGTCGCGGCCGGCACCGTCGCGGCCGCACCGGATCCGACTGGAAACATCCAGGTCTTCTCGATCGTCAACGGTGTCGAGCAGTACCGGACCTGGTTCAACAACAACACCTGGGGACCGGAGGTCGGCATTCCCAACGCGCCTGCCAATGCCACCGCCATCGCCGTGGTCAAGGAGCAGTCGACCGGCAACCTGCAGATCGTCTCCGTGGTGAACGGCGCCGAGGTGTACCAGACCTGGTTCACCGCCAACAGCTTCGGCGGCGTCGTCCCGGTCCCCAACTCGCCGACGAACGTGACAGCGATTGCCGCCACCCTGGGCGCGAGCAACTCGCAGCTGTTCTCGGTGGCCGGCGGCAACGAGACCTACCAGACCTACTTCGGCGGCAGCAGCTGGGGCGCCGTCGTCGGCATCCCCGGAGCACCGACCGGCGCCACCGCCATCGCCGCGGCCACGGAGTCGACCACCGGCAACGCCCAGCTCTTCTCGGTCGTCAACGGTGGCGAGACCTACCAGACCCTCTTCGGAAACAACACCTGGGGCGCGGCCCCCGGCATCGCCGGAGCGGCCGTGAACGCGACCGGCATCGCTGCCGCAGTGGGCCCGGGCGGCAACATCCAGCTGTTCTCGGTGGCCGGCGGTAACGAGACCTACCAGACCTACTTCGGAGGCGGCAGCTTCGGCGCGACCGTTGGCATCCCCGGTAACCAGATGGCGATCGTCAGCATCACCGCGGCCCCCAGCCCGGGCGGAAACGACCAGGTCGTGTCGATGGTCAACGGATCCGAGCTCTACCAGACGCTGTTCGGCAACAACACCTGGGGCGCCCGAGTGGGCATCTGAGCAAGGGGCAGGGCCAAGGCACTGGGTCCCTTGGCGCCGCGGGCCCGACTTGACCTGATCATGATCCTGCGGGCCGAGGCCGCCGCCGACACCATCCGAGCCGCCGAGGGCCTGTGCGCCCGGGCCACCCGAAGCCCCGCCCTCCTCGACTGGCACACCGATGACCAGGCATCAACCGATCACGCAGAGCCCCCGTGACCGCCCGTGGGCCGGCACCGCAGAAGCGGCGCCGGCCCACGGGTGCTCCTGCTCGTCCAACCACCCGAAACGCGTTCCCGAAATGCCCGCCGGGCTTACGCACCGTTGCAACCGCCATCGGGCTGCACCCAAATTCGATCCCGGAGCGGCTCTGGACGTCGTCGCTGCCCAGAGGTTCGCTCAACTGGCCAGAAGAAGCGCTCAGTCACAAAAGTAGAAGTCCCGGCCGCCCAAAAGGCGGCCGGGACTTCTACTTTTAACGCGCCCATCGAATTCAGAGAACCAGACCTTGAGGAATTGCGTAGACGTGCTCCCGGCTCCCTGGACGAAGGACGACCGCCCCCTCCCCTTCGGTCTTCCCCAACCCGGCCAGGTGGCCCGCCTGCCCTGCCGGAGAGCCGGGTACGGGCGGCAGCCGGGCCACCGACGCGGCCCGGCTGCGCCGGGCCTGGCTGGTCGCGGCTGCTCCGCCCCCGCACCCCGTGGCCAGCGCCCGGATGCGCTGGACCATCCGGCTGCCGCCTGCCCTGCGCCGTCGGATCCGCCGTCAGGGCCGTGGCCGGCCCAGCCGTCGGCCCGCCACCGCACCGGTCACGCCGAAGACGGCGTGACCTGGGCAGTTGCCATCAGATCCGGTGGCAGATGTTCGTGCTGGGCTGGCACGCTTGCCGTCCTGCCTTTGCCTCGATTGCTGGTGCTGCCACCGGCCATGCGGTGCTTGCTGTTGCCAGCCCACCTGGACGGGATCCCGCGGCGCCCACGATTACGACTGCCGGAGGCATCGAGAACAAGCCGCGTCGGGCGGTACTCATGAACCTTCCGTACCTCGGCGTGCCGGAAGGCCCAGGGCGGCTGGCGGCGGGGAGGATGAGCGCGGAAAGGGCCGTCAAGGCCCGGGTCCGGCGGCAGCCGGACTTCCGTGATCGGCGTGGTGAGGTGAACCGCTGATCAGGAGTTTCGACCGGCTGTCAGATTAGCGCGGGTGGCGGTAGCGGCACGGGCCTGCCAGCTGCTGCAGTATCGGGCGAAGCCCGATGGGCGAGCGTTCCGTGCGAGGGTGGGTCTTAGGTATTCAAAGAGCAGCAAGGCGCTGACCTGCTGAAACGTGAAGCGAATGTGGGTTTGTAACCCCCATTACTGTCGAGTAACCAAGGGTTGTAGTCCCACATTTAGGGTGCGCCACGCCGGAGTGGGGGTCCTACACCTACAAAAGTTATGCGCTGGGATAACCTTTGGCGGTGATCAGTCCCTCAACTGGCGGCCGTGTAGTCCGCCTCCCCTCGTCCCGGCCGGGCAAGCAGCCGGCCCAGCCCCCGCCTGCCGAGATCGCAGGCGGGCAGAATGTCGTCTCCATCCGGCTACTGCCGGGTGAGTCGGTCTCGTTGAACCCGGCGCCCGCGCCGGAGCCTGCAGCTGGTCGACGGGAGGACTTCGACTTTCTGGGGCACACCTTCTATATGGCGTCGAAAGAGCTGTCTGCGAAGCTGCCGTTCATCGGCCTGACCGCGACCGAGTACGACGTGTGGCACACCATGCTCGGAGCTCAGCTCAAGGGCGGTATCGTGCCGATCACGGTGATCAAGCTTGCCGAGCGGCTGGGCATCGGACGCAAGGAGGCTGGCGAGGCGCT from Kitasatospora sp. MAP12-44 includes these protein-coding regions:
- a CDS encoding helix-turn-helix transcriptional regulator produces the protein MGEIDEGLERAERTRPIPQSTTARMRFLLKGAKGSTKQLAQELGVSQRTVQRWLKGQGTPRPAAAKTIEKQVRSKWQPRVKARTRKAAEQYGFLLHLQAKFGFSSAAGSTDDPRERLITQKMPGEVARRLYAARDAGASQAQQEALLAQALQEHYFKDNGRRAAGLTTELNDIGWLDIEL
- a CDS encoding LuxR C-terminal-related transcriptional regulator; amino-acid sequence: MLRALGLDAVSEQVYQELLAEPTLDATLLAERLGLSQDQVGASLDTLADLALLRMSREAPQQRRPVSPERARALLLRHEEEELRARHTALEANRTAVATAAERATRERQRIPSGTEQLDGLDEIQSRLESLLQSATTEICSIVPTLMPPEALEAARPLDEDLLGRGVTQRTLCHEGVRTNPRALAYGRSMAAVGAQLRTAPALPHRLLMVDRAIALVPLDPASTAPSAVLVTSPGIVAALAELFDRIWADAAPLDQTPAPDCATGITAAERELLRILSTGLTDEVAAKRLGVSVRTVKRRMEELMRRLEAGSRFEAGFKACQHGWL
- a CDS encoding CHAP domain-containing protein: MPSARARRILATLTASALTLPLTALITAGPAAANTAGSIASIANGQTGSGPCALGGKGYVNPGNSGNYSCNGSGGKQENWCADFAAWAWAQAGVTTGISNLNGYAASFDTYGSNEHTISSTPHLGDAVVFKDSSGTIQHVGLVTGLPGGSQVTITSGNDYYVPPGTSSSAAADISANGQVQTTTYPASATGSSAEGWLIKEYVSPVTPPAIPAGFSVTLNGIAPGQTVSGNVNLTAMASSQEVINWLNYNISGPNGYSLTIPGGGGATNYAQTWNTAGLAAGSYTVSVSANEIDGQNHTYPAAPVSVNVAAGTVAAAPDPTGNIQVFSIVNGVEQYRTWFNNNTWGPEVGIPNAPANATAIAVVKEQSTGNLQIVSVVNGAEVYQTWFTANSFGGVVPVPNSPTNVTAIAATLGASNSQLFSVAGGNETYQTYFGGSSWGAVVGIPGAPTGATAIAAATESTTGNAQLFSVVNGGETYQTLFGNNTWGAAPGIAGAAVNATGIAAAVGPGGNIQLFSVAGGNETYQTYFGGGSFGATVGIPGNQMAIVSITAAPSPGGNDQVVSMVNGSELYQTLFGNNTWGARVGI